The Penaeus vannamei isolate JL-2024 chromosome 39, ASM4276789v1, whole genome shotgun sequence genome window below encodes:
- the LOC138860082 gene encoding histone H1-like protein HC2, translating into MVTKGVVVSKGKIVMKEEVVTKGVVVKGEVVAKEKTVAKAVVIKKVVAKEKVVTKGVVKREVVTKREVVMQGELVSKDKVIVKEEIVAKEKVVTKVVTKRKNCHERRGCRKRSCQEKVVTRVITKRKNCHERRGCRKRSCQEKVVTKVVTKRKVVMKGDVIAKEVVKRKLSQKSSRKGKLSCKEKLSQKKLS; encoded by the coding sequence ATGGTCACAAAAGGGGTAGTTGTGTCAAAAGGAAAAATTGTCATGAAAGAGGAAGTTGTCACGAAAGGAGTTGTCGTGAAAGGAGAAGTTGTCGCGAAAGAGAAAACTGTTGCGAAAGCAGTTGTCATAAAAAAGGTTGTTGCAAAAGAGAAAGTTGTCACAAAAGGTGTTGTGAAAAGGGAAGTTGTCACGAAAAGGGAAGTTGTCATGCAAGGAGAACTTGTCTCAAAAGATAAAGTTATCGTGAAAGAAGAAATTGTCGCTAAAGAGAAAGTTGTCACAAAAGTTGTCACGAAAAGGAAAAATTGTCATGAAAGGAGAGGTTGTCGGAAAAGAAGTTGTCAAGAGAAAGTTGTCACAAGAGTCatcacaaaaaggaaaaattgtCATGAAAGGAGAGGTTGTCGGAAAAGAAGTTGTCAAGAGAAAGTTGTCACAAAAGTTGTCACGAAAAGGAAAGTTGTTATGAAAGGAGATGTTATCGCGAAAGAAGTTGTCAAGAGAAAGTTGTCACAAAAGTCGTCACGAAAAGGGAAATTGTCATGCAAAGAGAAGTTATCTCAAAAGAAGTTGTCATGA